Below is a window of Nicotiana tabacum cultivar K326 chromosome 19, ASM71507v2, whole genome shotgun sequence DNA.
GCACTTTATGCTCAAATAGAACAACTTTCAGAAAATGGGCCTTCGTTCACAGAATTCCCTGATTATTTGGGTCATTCTTTCTTTGTCCTCCCCACTTCCCTGCTCCCTCTACTactctttcaaaattttcatttcttaGTTGAAAAAACATATGAACAGAAACAGAAGTATAAGAAAACATGTGAAGAGTATGTATTTAACTAGATCTCAGTGTATGGTACGTAATATGATGATAAGGAACTGAGAAATCCAGGCCAATTCgacttccttttccttttctctattCCACTCTACAATTCCCTCTATGTTCTCAAACTTGTCCATCTCACATACTCCCGTAGTCTTCAACCAGTTGGATATTCAGGGTATACCAAAGTAATTCAAGagtatttcatttttctttctaaaattaCGTCCACAGAGCAATTTTTCCTACTCCATGTATTTGGGTAATCTAATTTGAATCCAAGTTTACTTAATGAAATTAAAAGTGGATTAGGAGAGGAGATAGCCAGTGATAGCGACAGGCAATGAAGAACCGAGCACGGGTTAGCAATCAATGGTAACAACCACCACAAAACAAATCATCGACCAATAGACTTTTCCAAAAGGGTCCCTCCAGTAATAGCGTTTTCAGTTACTAGAAATGAGGCTGTAAAAAGTATAGAGAACAAAAAGAAGGGCCATTGACTTAGGGTTGGTCAGAATGGCCCCATCATCTTGTTTGCTTTCTCTCGGAAGAACACACAGCAATGCCCGATAATGATCTGATAGTCAGGCGTAGCTTAATTAAGCTTTCCTGCCCAgcaaatatgataatgaaatcaGTCAATTAAGAAATTAAAGTTGGAACATGCTCAAGGGAAAAGTTAACTATCCTTTCATATAGGGATAATTTGCAAAAATCCCCTTGAATATTTGACTGTCACCACCGCTATTGCACATATATAGGACAGCCAATCCTTTACAAATGGGACAGGCTGCAAAAAGGCTCATTTCAGCAACTAAAAGCAAGGGCAAGGGGCCACCTGAAGGGTTTGCGGGAAGGGGGTACAGAGAGGCTTGAAGAGAGTGACCCTGTTGTTAGCAAGTGAACATTCTTGAATAGAGAAAACAATTTgaaaatcatgaatcaaatgtCAGATTAATCAATGTTGGAAGGCAGATCTTCAAGGTGCATTATTCCCTCATGCAGCATCTGAAGATCCTCCAAATGCACTTTCTTTTCCTCAAGTTGCAATTTGAGTACTGTCAAGTAACTACTAATTTGTAAACCCATCTTGCATCTAGCATCCTCATTTGCAGACATGGAAGCAGAGGATGAGTTGCTCGATAGTAAAGAAGCTGACAGGCGATGACCACCAACAGTAGTACCATTTAACCTAAGAAGAGAGAAATGCATAAGTAAGTTACACCAAGTATATATATTCTCATCCACTAGAGTACAGGCACAATTAAATTGGAAACAAGATGAACAGCAACTTGATTTCGGATTGACATATTTAAAATTCTTGGCCAAAAGATAGTTGAAATACCATAGGTTATCAACCAGTGTCCACAAATAATGGAAGATAATATGTTTTGCTAAGGAAAAGAGGAAGATATAATACTCAATGACCAGATGTCAATATCAGTCCTCTCATAGTTAATAATATGCAAACAATATGGAGTACTGATGCTAAGAGTCGGTGAAAAACTACATGGAATATTGAGGAACATGATTAATGTTGATGCAGTAATAAAGAGAAGCGGTTTCTGGATTAATTTCTCCCCTCCAACTCCTTCCCAAAGGAAACCATGAGAACAGTTTTATACTTTTGAGATAGCAAAGTAATCAAAAAAAATAACCCAGTCCCCTAACCTACAAGAGTTAAAACAGATGAATGCAGTAACAATAAAACATTTTGTATTCCAGGTTGAACCACCACTTACTTTTTGAGGATTGATTGCGATTCTGTGTCAGTCTCAACTGTAAATAAGGCATCAACACTATCCTTGCTTACCCATGCCAATCCTTCTGTTGTGCCAACTTTACAGATTGAATGTATCTCACCAAAGGAAGCATCTCTGGATATGCCTTTAATCCTGATAGTAACAACCATCGAAGCCCGCAGAGGATGGATTTGAAGACGAGACTTCCCAACAGTTAACGCACCAGCTCTAGTTGCTCTGTTGCAGGATTCTAAGCTCTTGCCAACAGTTAACAACAGTTAATAAACAAACTTTTCCTCAATGAGGAGAATTTAATGAGCAGAAGTTCCAGAATCAATAGCATACCTCGAATTGGATGTCCCAACAGTTAAGCCCATCAGGCAGATCCCGGACTGAGGCAGTACAGACCTTTCCAAAGACTGAAACTGCTTCTACAAGCTGAGAAAGGCTGATGGTAGAAGGTACATTCCCAACTGAGATTGACCTCCGAACATTCATCCTAGCAGCATCCGAAGTTGTATAAATCGATCCAGAAGCATCATCGCCATTGCCAAACTCACAAGAAGTTTGATGAGGTTTATCAAGATTTAAGATTCCGCCTTTTCTGCTTTGCTTGCTTTCACTGCGAGAAGACTTGCTTGAAGATACTTTTCTACCATTATCATGTTTCTGTGGCTCAAAAGGTATTGGTAACATCTTCAAACAAATCAGTCCATGTACCCAATGGTAAGAAGTCCTATATGGACATATAATATATAGCTCTTAATAAATCAGAAAGGCATACCACAAAAGGGTCAGGCTTCTCCGTTAATAACTTCAGCTGCCCAATGGCTCTTTCTACTGGAGAACCCAATTCTGAGAAGTCATCATCGTCATCACAAACAAATTGTAAACCCTTTGAGCTCTTAAATCTTTGGAACTGGAAGCTGGACAACTTTAAGGTGTGAGAATAGTACAATAATCAATAAGAATGCATGGCATTTGGCcttaaaaataataagaatattAATGTCTACAAAATCCACGCTATACTGGAAAATCCACAGGTTGACCTAGCACGGAAGAGAGGGTTAATGACAAAATGCCAACGTCTTTTTTGCCCTTTCTTTGCCTTCCAACTTTGATACACCTGAAGTATTTCTCATGTACCTGCCCAGCTTAGCAAATTATAATTCTCCTTAACTAAAACCTCCCGATACTATTTTAACTGTTCATCTAAGTAATTATGCTtgttagtttacagatatgtatattgtagtcttgtcccacattggaagatgAGTAATATCTCCTTATAGTGTAtaactataaatagggacctcttgtattgtatttattatccaatatcaataacatattttctcccgtgccttctcacatggtatcagagcattagtgagaaaagatcgtTGTGCGTCATTCCAACGTTAACCGGGAAGAAAGAATTTAGTCATCGTGTAATTTTTCCGGTGACCTAAGGCTTGTCTAAGTGAAAGTCACTTTTTGTCGGTGTTGTGCTAAAACCAACTCCACCACGAGGTAGATCACCCTCCGACCAACCCCTGAAATTTTATCCGGCAGAAAAGCCGCCACGCtcctccacataatccagttcaaccttctgcagctccaccactcttgacttatcatcgtcgtccacatccagcatcaggcccaggtgattcacgccccgcatcagattctgcacctactgcggacttgtctcctcttagtcaaccaattgcactccgcaaaggtgtacgatccacacttaatcctaatccccactatgtcggtttaagttatcatcgtctgtcgtcacctcattatgcttttatatcttctttgtccactgtttccatccctaagtctacaggtgaggcactatctcatccaggatggtgacatgctatgattgacgaaatgtctgctttacatgcgagtgacacttgggagcttgttcctatTCCTGCAGAtaagtctactgttggttgtcgttgggtttatgcagtcaaagtcggcccggatggccaggttgatcggcttaaggctcgtcttgttgcaaaaggatatactcagatttttgggcttgattatagtgatactttctctcccgtggctaaagtagcatctgttcgtctctttttgtccatggttgttgtacgtcattggcctctttatcagttggacattaaaaatgcttttctccacggtgatcttgaggaagaagtttatatggagcaacaacctgattttgttgctcagggggagtttaatggttgtgtgtgcagattgcgcaggtcaatatatggtttgaaacagtcccctcgagcttggtttggtaagttcagcacaattattcaggagttcggcatgactcgtagtgaggctgatcactctTTGTTTTATCGGCATCCTGCTCCTAATAtgtgtatttatctagtggtttatgttgatgatattgttattactggtaatgataaggatggtattactaatctgaagcaacatctctttcagcacttccagactaagAATCTGGACAGATttaagtattttctaggtattgaggtcgctcagtctagctcatgTATTGTTATTTCATAGCgtaagtatgccttagacattcttgaggagactggaatgatgggttgcagacctattgactctcctatggatcTAAATGCTAAGCTTCTGTCGggacagggggagcctcttagagaccctacgagatataggaggttagttggcaaattgaattacctcacagtgactagacctggcatttcttttccggtgagtgttgtaagtcagtttatggattttccctgtgatagtcacttggatgcagttgttcgcattcttcggtatataaagtcagctccagacaaaggattactattcgaggatcgaggccacgagcagattgttgggtacacagatgctgattgggcaggatcaccttttgatagacgttctacgtctggatattgtgttctagtaggaggtaatttggtctcgtggaagagcaagaaacaaaatgtagttgctcgatctagcgccgaagccaaatatcgggccatggctatggcgacgtgtgagttagtttgggtcaagcagttgctcaaaGAGTTAGAGTTCGGAAAAATCAGCAAGATGAAACTggtgtgtgataaccaagctgctcttcatattgcgtcaaattcggtgttccatgagagaactaaacacattgagatcgactgtcactttgtcagagaaaaaaatattgttacaaagtttgtaaagtcgaatgatcaactagcagatattttcattaagtctcttactggttctcgtattagttacatgtgtaacaagctcggtacatatgatgtgtatgcatCGGCTTGAGGGGGAAtgttagtttacagatatgtatagtgtaatcttgtcccacattggaagatgAGTAATATCttcttgtagtgtatagctataaatatggacctcttgtattgtatttattatccaatatcaataacatattttctcccgtgccttctcacaatGCTGAAAGCTATTGAGCCTTTAAGAAGGTAGTTTATCCTTTTCACTAGCTATTATGCCAAGAGGTCTTTGCTATGCTTTTGACACATTCAGTACTTTTAGTTTCTACAGCTTGCCCTTGGTTTTCTCCATGCGCTGATTATTTGTTGGCCTTCACCCGAACACTATTGTGCAAAGGTGTTATCTCTGAAGATTTACTAATTACTACTTCCTTCATACTAACAAATTTATCTATTTCTATTTTAGGTTGTTCCAAAATTGTCAACTTATTCTGATGGAGATTATTACCTTTTTCATCTATTCATAAAATTCTTCATCAAATATTCTATTAGTAAAATGGTTGTTGGACCCATTTTTTAGCAAAAAAAGTTCAcatttttccaaatcaactttaTCACCACTTCTGTACCCATTTTCACCTATTGTGCAAAGGTGTTAATTGCAAAGATTTACAACCCTATTCCAAAATTGAGTTAACTATTTGTCCCTTCGGCGACATCTGATAAAATTGGTCTGCTACAGAAAATATTAGTATGGCCCCTACGCAAGGATGACATGCACAAATCGAGAAATTGTTCAattctttttaataaaaaaaaagaacttaATATTCTTTCAATATTCTACATTCTATTGTTTAAAAGGTGCTGCAAAGCCCACATTTGAACAAAGCAAAGTTCAAATTTCTTCAAGTTCACTTTATATACTACACTTTTGGACTCATTTTCAATTAGATTTTCTTACCTTAATAATTGTGCCAAATAAAATGGGACACCTAAATGAGACAGGGGGAGTATT
It encodes the following:
- the LOC107798461 gene encoding uncharacterized protein LOC107798461 isoform X1, which codes for MKKNRKIVTRIWDLYAPRAKFWAYFPTSPKLKREVGVTFAFNESPFLQNVHCNLQPVKMKPRLAASISALMAGERAGICKAISGILSESQTFNGGRNCSSFQFQRFKSSKGLQFVCDDDDDFSELGSPVERAIGQLKLLTEKPDPFVMLPIPFEPQKHDNGRKVSSSKSSRSESKQSRKGGILNLDKPHQTSCEFGNGDDASGSIYTTSDAARMNVRRSISVGNVPSTISLSQLVEAVSVFGKVCTASVRDLPDGLNCWDIQFESLESCNRATRAGALTVGKSRLQIHPLRASMVVTIRIKGISRDASFGEIHSICKVGTTEGLAWVSKDSVDALFTVETDTESQSILKKLNGTTVGGHRLSASLLSSNSSSASMSANEDARCKMGLQISSYLTVLKLQLEEKKVHLEDLQMLHEGIMHLEDLPSNID
- the LOC107798461 gene encoding uncharacterized protein LOC107798461 isoform X2, giving the protein MKKNRKIVTRIWDLYAPRAKFWAYFPTSPKLKREVGVTFAFNESPFLQNVHCNLQPVKMKPRLAASISALMAGERAGICKAISGILSESQTFNGGRNCSSFQFQRFKSSKGLQFVCDDDDDFSELGSPVERAIGQLKLLTEKPDPFVKHDNGRKVSSSKSSRSESKQSRKGGILNLDKPHQTSCEFGNGDDASGSIYTTSDAARMNVRRSISVGNVPSTISLSQLVEAVSVFGKVCTASVRDLPDGLNCWDIQFESLESCNRATRAGALTVGKSRLQIHPLRASMVVTIRIKGISRDASFGEIHSICKVGTTEGLAWVSKDSVDALFTVETDTESQSILKKLNGTTVGGHRLSASLLSSNSSSASMSANEDARCKMGLQISSYLTVLKLQLEEKKVHLEDLQMLHEGIMHLEDLPSNID